GCAGACTCCAATGCAACTATCTGCCACGGACCAACCGTTATGGGAATCCAGGAATCCGGCATGGTAGGAGCTACCGCAGGTCAGGCAAAGAACAGGGCCGACATGATCGTTTACTGGGGTGTCAACGCTCTGGAATCAATGCCAAGGCACATGTCCAAGTATGGTGTATTCCCGAGAGGTTACTGGACAAAGAGAGGAAGGTTCGACAGGACACTGGTCACAGTGGACCCGAGAACAACTCCTACAGCAGTGGCATCCGATCTGCACATGCAGCTCAACCCGAACACCGACTACGAGCTTCTCAGCGCACTGTTCACTATCCTCAACGGAAAGGAACCACACCCATCTGTTGAAGAGATCACAGGAATTCCTATCTCTGTGATGAAGCAGACCGTTGAGATGATGAAGGAATCAAACTTCGTGGCTATCTACGTAGGACTTGGTGTCTCATCATCATACGGTAAGCACAGGAACATCGAGATCGCACTGAACTTCGTCAAGGAGATGAATAACTACACCAAGTGTAACATCGGTGCTCTCAGAGGTCACTGTAACGTAGCAGGATTCAACCAGCTTGCATCCTACCTTTACGGATACCCGTTCGGTGTAGACTTCATGAAGGGATACCCAAGGTACAACCCCGGAGAGACCACAACCGTGGACCTGCTCAGGGAGAAGGACGTTGACGCAGCATTTGTCATGTCTGCTGACCTTGTGAACCATATCCCTGCAGACTGTGCAAAGTATCTCGCTGATATCCCGATGGTCTGTATCGATATCGCACCATGTCCGACAGTAACCGCATCAGATGTAGTACTGCCAGGTGTAATCGATGCCATGGAATGTGACGGTACCTTCTACAGGCTCGACAACGTGCCCGTACACTTCGAACCGTTCACAGACTCACCATTCTCAGAGACAAAGAGCAACGAGGAAACCCTCAAGATACTCTTTGAGAAGGTAAAGGCCATCAAAGAAGCATGAGTGAAAAACGGCACTTAAAAGGAGACAGGAAGACCGAGGTCTTCCGGGAAGATGAGGAAAACAATTCCTCTCCCTTTTATGTCCCGCTGAAGTGCCTGGAAATCACAGAGAACAACAAAAAACATATCGATGTGGACGTTATCATCGAAGAAAGGTTAGACCTTTTCGTAAATAACGTTCATATAACCACTTTTTTTGCAAGTCCTAACGAACTCAGAGAGCTTGCTCTGGGATTTTTGGTCTGCGATGGATTCATAGAACCCGATACCAAAATCCATGAGATCGCAATCAAAGAGAACTCCATTTTCTGTGAAATTGATATCAATACTCAGGAACTGGAAGAACTGAAACATATCGTGAGATGCGGAAGCACATCATACCGCAGGGACGATTTCAGACAGATTAATTCTGATGCACAGTTTACTTCGGATTCCATCATCCATGCAGTGAACCAGCTAAAAGAGCTTGGAAGAATCTGGCACCTTACAGGCGGAGCACACACTTCCATGGTATGCGACGAACTGGGAGAAGTACTCTTCTTCTGCGAGGACGTGGGAAGAGCATGCTCGGTTGACAAGGTTGTCGGAAAAGCTCTTATGAACGGCACCGATCTGTCAAAATGCGCCCTGATAACCACAGGCAGGCTTGCCTCCACCATGGTTTCAAAGGCAGTGAACGCCGGATTTCCTCTTATTGCCAGCAAGGGTGCAACTGTGCGTGAGGCTGTGGAACTTGCAAGAGAGACAGGGATCACACTTGTGGCTTTTGTGAGGGGAAAGAACCTGTATGTGTATTCCGGAGAGAAACGGATAATACAGTAAATAACAGGAATGAAGGAAAAAGAAGCATTACCTCCTTTTTCCGGTTATTGAATAGACAGCTATTATCCCTACTGATACTAGCACAAATCCGAGAGCCCATTCTTTGCTGTAGGCCGGATTTTTTTCCGAAGATTCCTGCTCCTCAGAAGATTCAAATGAGCTTAATCCTGATTCAGAGTCCATGGTCCCGGCTTCAGATGATATGACACTGTCTTTTGATTCCGTTTCCGGTTCAGCATCTTTGTACGTGAGATCTCCGCTTTCTCCGCCGGAGCTGGCAGTCCCCCCACCTGAGGATGAAATACCAGCTGAATTTTCACTACCTGAATTCTTTTCCGGGTCAATTGTTTGTGAATTAAATGCATCTGTACTTGTACTGTTAATATCATCATTGAAGACGATCAGACCACTGATTCCATCACTCATTTCTTCTGATGCCGGGTTCTGTGTCAAGACAGTAATCGTGTACTCCAGCTCACTGATATTGGATATGTTTCCAGGCATCCATTCGTTTGCATAGATGCCATCACCTGTATTCCCGTCACTATGATTTCCGTCGTCGAAAAGGTAGACCGGAGTTTCACTGTTGTTGAAAGTTACCTTTACTGAAGTTTCCGCTGGATCCTGTAACTGGCTTCCATCAATGTCGCTAATCTTTGCCTGTATCAATATGGACTCATTCGGATCCATCAAAAGACCAGCTTCCGGGCTCAGAATCTCTATCTGAATGGATTTTGCGGGTGTGGTCCCTTCCTTTTCCATCAGGAGGATCACAAGACCCCTACTATCAGTTACGTAAGCATAATCACCTGAAACTGCAACACTACATGCCGCACCTTCCGTATCATAATAGCCTGCAATGAAAGGTGATGATGGGTCACTGACATTGACTATACCAAAATGCTCGCTGCCTGCGTAGGCATAGTTATCCAGAACAACCACACCCACATTAGTCCCGGGAGTACTTGCTGCGGGGCTGCATTCCGTCGAATTCTTATATGTGACCGGGGACGAGGGATCACCTATATCGTCAATAAAGAGACGGTTGTACGAATCAATTGAATAGGTGCGATTGTCTGAAACAGTGATAGCCTCATACTGAAAATCCATCACATAAAAGCCCGGATTGTTTGTGCCTGTAAGAGCTGGCGATTCGGGGTTATTCACATCAAAAGTAAACAGACCGGAATCAGAAGCTACATATGCATAATCATCTTCGACGGCAACATCAAATGCACGGAAACCGGGCTGACTGAAATTGCCGGCAATAATCGGGGATGTCGGATCGCTCACATCGATCACAACAAGTCCGTTTGAGCCGTCTGCCACATAAGCATGGTTTTGCGATACTGCAAGGCCCCTTGCAGTACCACCAGTATCATAATTGCCAACGAGAACTGGTAGTGAGGGATGGCTGACGTCAATGATCCTGAGACCTTTATTTTCGTCTGTCACGTAGGCATAATCACCTTCGACTGCAACGTTGTCTGCAGAACCGTTGACATCAGATCTTCCTGCAAGAACCGGCGAGGATGGGTCGCTTACATCAACTATAACAAGGCCGTTTTCACTATCGGCTATATAAGCATAGTTGCTCTTCAGATCAATATCAGATGCCTGGCCATCTGTTTCAAAAGTGGATACCAGAGTTATGTTGATCTCATCTGCAGCTGCTACTGTAACTCCAAAGATAATGAAAAACAAAGTTAGCCCTGCAAAAATCATATTTTTAAAATCATTCTTCATTTTTAGTCCCCCTTAGAATCACAAAGTCAAAAATATCCGGATTATCCTTCAATCCGCATATGATACCATAATTGAAAGCGCTCAATCGAACAAGAACTGAGTTAAACAATTTCACGAATATCCACCCCCTGATGAATCCAACCTAAAGAAATAGTGAATACGATAGTATTTATTAAAATTGAACTTTAGATACTGTGTATTACTTAGAATCAATCCTCCTGAATATTTCAAACTTATTCGGGTATGTAAGAAAATCCAATTCCTGATTCTGCTCAATTGCAGGTAAAAAATGAAGACAAAGAACTTATCTTCGTCTACTGTTTATCGGATATTCAACGAATATTCCTCTCGACAACGTTAACTACATAAAATTATCACCCCACCTCTGCCACAACCCAGCAGAATCTCTCCCTTACAGCAGCCTGAGGCTTTACTTCAATGAATACAAGTTCCTTGTGCATACTTTCAGGAAGCTGGTAAAGGAGATACATCTGGTTGATCTTCCTCCATGCATCCTTATCAAGGAGACTGCTGGAATTTTCACTACTTTCGAAGAAGGATGATGCTGATTCAGCAGGAATACCAGCCTCGGTCATTATATTCGCAAGCCTCTGTACATTGTAGTCGGTGCCCTCAAGGCCTGCAGTACCGTTTGAGAATGCGTCGACCTCAGCAAGATATGCCAGACAGCGTGTTTGCCGTACTCCGTCAGTATAAATGACAAAAATATTCTTTACGGGTACAGGACCATTGTTCCTGATGCTGGCTACAGGACTGTCAGCCTTTGTGCTCACAGATATACCCAGAGGATTCGTGTACTCCACTGTAGCTTCAAAGAAGAGATGCTCATACTGCTCATCATCTACATATGTCATGGATTCCCGGGAGTGCACACCTTCCCAGGAAAAACTATCCTGGGAGCTTGAGGCATCGGGTTCCATTCTGATGACATTTGCGGAGGGTAAGATCACGGATACTTCCCTTCCCTTCTCAAAGCTGTTGAATATGTATGATCTGTAATCAAAAGAATTGCTAGCATTTGCCTGCTTCATGATAGCAAGTTCCGTGATGCTTTCCTTCTTGAGCGAGACCAGGACACCGGGCAGAGAGTAAGCCATAAACCCGCCAATCAGCATCAGTAATATCAATCCTGGTCCCCACCATTTACTGAATCCGCTCTCCTGATCAGAAGATTCGGCAACTTCAGCATTTTCAATTTCGCTTTCTCCGGTTGATGTCCCGGTACTGGCAGCAGAGCCTGAGAGAATTAGTCCGTTGATACTGTCATGTGCATCTCCAAGCATAGAGTTGTGTGCAAAAGCCGTTATCGTACATTCAGTATCAGAGTCATCGGATCGTTTTTCCGGTGTCCACTCATTTGCATAAATACCATCGTCCGGATTTTCATCGTTGTGTTCACCATCATCGAATAACCTCACTGGATCGCCGCCGCTGGAGAAAGTTGCGGTCACAAGACTCGTACTTTTACCTGACATGGGGTTTCCAAGATTGTCAGTTACTTTTGCCCTGACCAGTCGGGGTTCGCCGGAGTTTATAGTAAAGCCATCCTGCAAAGACAATATCCCTATTTTCATCAGGCTTCTTCCATCATCCTTGAAACCCTCAACCCTGTAATTGTCGTCTTCACTCTCCTCACTCACACTTGATGTGGCATCAGCCACAACTTTGATAGTATCGGTTCTTCCTGCCGATTCATATGTATAACTGAACGATTCAATTCTGGATTCACCTGGTTCCAGAGATGCCACCTCGTCGGATGCAAGTTGCCTGTTCATATCATTTATATAAAGATATGAATCTGTGGAGCCCGATGCACCTGAGCCGGTATTCTTGATTTCATAATTTATGGTGGTGCCATCCACCATCACATCCGAGATAATGAGATTCGGAGGTTTATCTGGAGAAGGTTCAGGAGTCTCAGATATAACCACACCACTTACTTTAGCATCTGCAGCCTTCAGGCTTGAATGCCGGGCGGATATTTTTATAGTGCACGGAGCTTCAGCACTGTCATCTGCAGTGACTTCAGGCATCCATGTGTTAGCATATACACCATCATTTGAACTCCCATCCGCATGATTACCATCATCGAACAGGTTAATCGATTCGTCACCATTCGAGAAAGTTGCCCGGACAGACACTTCAGAGCCTTTCATCAGGTTTCCCAGATTGTCGGTCACTTTAGCTTCAAGCAATAGTGAATCACCCGGATTTACCGAGAAAGTACCATCAGGATTTGAGATCCCAACCTGAAGAGATTCGCTGGAAGAGTTTTCTTCTTCCATGTGGAGGACAACAAAACCATTATCATAACTGGCTACATAGGCATAGTCACCTTCAACATCCACATCGTATGAGTTAACACCTGTAGGATGACTCCCGACAATGGCTGGTGATGAGGGATTGCTGATGTCTGCGATCACAAGCCCTGATCCGTTAGCCAGAAAGGCATAGTTATTCTTTATAACAATATCATATGCTGGTGCGGTATCCAGATTCCCCAGAAGCTCTGGTGATGAGGGATTATCCCTATCAAATATCCAGACGCCTGTATCCGGATCTGAAATGCTGCTTCCTCCCACACAGACATAATCATCTGATACAGCAACACCAAGTGCATCACCAATACTGTATGCCCCTTCAAAGGATGGTGACGAAAAACTGCTTATATCAATAATATCAAGACCGGAAGAGCCATGCATCCCACTGGTCAGATATGCATGATCACCTGAGACGGCAATATCATTAAGGTACGCACCATAAACATAATAATTGCCTGCGGATACCGGGGATGTGGGATCACTCACATCCAGGATCACAAGGCCATACCAGAAACCACTGACATAAGCATGACCATCTGAGAGGACGATATCGACAGAGTTATCCCCGGTCTCATAACTTCCTGCCAGGCCCGGTGACTCCGGATTACTAACATCAATAACCTCGATACCACTATCAGTGCCCACATAGGCATAGTCGTCCTCTACAGCAACACAAAAGGTTTCATTTTCAATACTGTAATTTCCTGCAAGAGATGGAGAGGAAGGAGTGCTGATATCAATTATCAAAAGTCCGTGATCTTCAACAACATAGGCATATCCATCTTCCACCTCAACGTCGTTTGCCTGGCCATCGGTGTCGAAAGCTGATACCAGATCCACTTCAATCTCACCTGAATCTGCCAGACCCGTTCCAGGAACAAGAAAAATCAAAAGCATTCCGACAAGGATCATTGAATATCGGCCGAAGCTCATCGCAATTACCCCTCAGAATCATTGAAAAGAAAAGTATCTGAACTGGCCCGATTACTCCCGGCAAACATAATCAAGAATAAAAAAGATATCGATCGAACAAGAACTAAGTTAAATGACTTCATAAACTAACCACCCCGAATGTCTAAAGCCTAATGCAGGATTTAGAAAAATAATACTATTTAATCAAATTGAATTTTAGCTACAGCATTAAATTTACAAATAATACTACATAAAAAAGCAAATGTATAAATCGTTATTTAACCACGGAAATAACTAAAAGCCATTTTCAATATTGATAAACTCCTGAAATCAAAAACATTATATCATATTGACCCCTAGTAGAGACGCGTTGAGTAACACAATTACAACTAAGAATCATACCAGCATTTTAAAAGAAGGTTATATTATGAGTGAAAAAATCGGAATTTTAGCTATTGGTCACGGCAGCAGATTACCTTACAACAACCAGGTTGTAACTGAGATCGCTAACATGATAGCAGAGAATAATCCTGAGTACATCGTAAAAGCAGGATTCATGGAGAATAGCGAACCTACCGTAGAAGAAGCACTCCAGTCATTTGAGGGCACCGGTGTTACAAAGATCGCTGCTGCACCTGTATTCCTTGCATCAGGCATCCACATAACAAAAGACATTCCTGAGATCCTTAAACTTGATCCAGAGACAAACGAAGGCGAGCTCGAGATTGACGGACAGAAGGTCAAGATTGTATACGCAAAACCTCTTGGAAGCGACAAACTCATCGCAGATCTCATCTTCAAGAGAGCACAGGAAGTCCTTTAAGCTGTATCATTGATACAGTTTTCTTTTTTTTTCATTTGGGTTTTTTATTTGAATTCAGATAGCAATCCCCAGCTGATCTGACCTTGCACTGACCGCATTCTCTATAATATCTGCAAGGTTATCACGTGCAATATCAGTCACAGCTGCAAATACAGTCATTTTACTATCTATAGAATTTCTGGTTTTGACATATTCAATCTCCGGCCGGTCCTGGTAGGAGGTTATACTGACCTTAAAAGATACAGATTCTGTGTGGAGAAACATCTTCAGGTGTCCCAGGAACCGGGGATTTAACTCCAAAATACTTCTTTTAATCGATTCTATTAGTTCCAGAGCCATGCGAGTTACCTGATTCTGATCAGAAAAACCGTTTATGGAATAGGAATCAGCATAGCTGCTTACATTGAAGTGATTAAACTCATCCGTAGGAGTACACGACTCGGAGAGTGATATTTTGTTTGTTTTTGTAATTTCATTATTCATTCCTGAAATTGGGGAACTATTTTTCAAGCTTCTGACAAGTGAATCTGCAAAGCTGATGAATGAATCACCATCATCACATTTCAAGGACAAAGAGTGAAGTGTAGCGTGAGGATTTATTTTCTTTATAGTTGTTGCAAATTCAGATAGCTGATCTGTGTTTAGCAGGTCTTTTTTGTTAAGCAGGACAATATCTGCATTTTCTATCTGCCTTGTAATCGCCTCCCCTGAGTGCTGCATCAGGTCATCGAATTTACTTCCATCTATCAACCCTACAATAGGCCCCATGCTAACTTCCGAACCGAAATCCATTTTCTCGATCTGCTCCTTGACCCTTAGAGGAAATGCAACACCCGTTGGTTCAATAAGAAGGACATCAGGATCGTATTGTGCCTGCACCAGTGCTATGTTTGCCTCCAGAGCATATTTAAGAGTACAGCAGATACAACCTCTTGGAATTTCCTTTGATTCAAGGCCATTCTCACTGATAACCTGGCCGTCGACACCCACATCACCAATATCATTGACAAGCACTGAAACGCTAAATCCTTTTTCCTGCAGGTGTTTCCCTATTCTGATAACAGAAGTTGTTTTTCCACTACCAAGAAAGCCACTTATTATGATAATTTGCATGCAAACTCTCCAGTTTCGACATTACACAATTTTGAATACTTCAGAGAATTGAAAATAATAAATTTTAAAGCTGGCAGTCATTACTTTCCGTGTCACAGCTTATAAAATCATGATCATAGATGTCATCCATCTCTTCATGAAGATGTTTATGTTTATTCCCATGTTCATGCTTATGATCATGATCGTCTTCATCATCGTCATGATTGTGGTGATGGTGGTGATGATCATGCGGGTCATGCAAACGCTGGGATATAAAATTTCGCTTACTAAAGACCTGTTCCACATTTGAGTCAACCAGATCGACAAGCTGGTCCTCGTTCAGTCCGGAGATTGCAGTGAGGATCTTAAACCTTGGACCAGAATGTGCAGTCGTTTTTATGATATTCATTTCAGGGTTTTCGGAATAGGAAGTTATGCTTATTTTTACAGTTTCATCAGGAGTTTCCAGGAACATCTTTATGTGTCCCACGAATTCAGGACTTAGTTTGATAATTTCGGATTTGACACTCTCGGCAATCTCCATGGAGATTACTTTAGCAGTTTCGCTATCAATGTCCTCCTCCAGTATTTTGTAGTCATTTGCATAAGAAGCAAGTCCTGAACTTTCACTGTCATAGTGTGTGTGATGTTCGTGATTGTGATTATCATGACTGTGAGGACCATGGCCATCGTGTGCCTCATGATGATGGTCTCCATGATGATGCTTGTGATCTTCATCATGGCGACTATGGTCGTGGCATTGTAAACCTACAGTATGATCTTTCACAGAAGTTACTGAAGCATGACTTTCTTCAGCTAAAGATGGAACGATCATATCCATGAGTTCACTGAAGCCAGAGTCTCCTGCACGTGATGACATAGTAATAACCCTGGCACTGGAATTGAGCTGTTGTACAGAATCTACAAGAACAGACATTTTAATAGGCTCAACAAGATCCGCCTTATTTATCACAAGTATCTCTGCATCTTCTATCTGTCTTAATGCATAGACCTTAACTGATTTCATGATGTCCTTGAAACGGCTACCATCTATTAGTGTCACAAGAGGTGCCACTTTGATATTATCCCCGAAGTTCATTAATTCGAGTTCTTTTTTGATCAGATTCGGGAAAGCAATTCCTGAAGGCTCTACCAGAATATAATCTGGATTATATGAGTGGTAAAGTTCAGTTAGTGTTGTTTTCATGTTGAGTTTCAAAGTGCAGCAGATACATCCGTTTGTTATTTCCTTGGTGTCAAGTCCGTATTTTGAGATCAGGTCACCATCAATACCTACTTCTCCAACCTCGTTCACAATTATTGCTACTGTGTGGCCTCTTTCAGCCAGTTC
The window above is part of the Methanolobus zinderi genome. Proteins encoded here:
- a CDS encoding formylmethanofuran dehydrogenase subunit B gives rise to the protein MVYKNIICPVCGGSCDDVQVDLDVKNQTIDVQNACKMGNAKFQEVVSHHRLLKPTIRENGKVKDVSWEEALDKAAELLANSKRPLFFLGSETSCEAQEVGMHIAEYLGGAADSNATICHGPTVMGIQESGMVGATAGQAKNRADMIVYWGVNALESMPRHMSKYGVFPRGYWTKRGRFDRTLVTVDPRTTPTAVASDLHMQLNPNTDYELLSALFTILNGKEPHPSVEEITGIPISVMKQTVEMMKESNFVAIYVGLGVSSSYGKHRNIEIALNFVKEMNNYTKCNIGALRGHCNVAGFNQLASYLYGYPFGVDFMKGYPRYNPGETTTVDLLREKDVDAAFVMSADLVNHIPADCAKYLADIPMVCIDIAPCPTVTASDVVLPGVIDAMECDGTFYRLDNVPVHFEPFTDSPFSETKSNEETLKILFEKVKAIKEA
- the fdhD gene encoding formate dehydrogenase accessory sulfurtransferase FdhD translates to MSEKRHLKGDRKTEVFREDEENNSSPFYVPLKCLEITENNKKHIDVDVIIEERLDLFVNNVHITTFFASPNELRELALGFLVCDGFIEPDTKIHEIAIKENSIFCEIDINTQELEELKHIVRCGSTSYRRDDFRQINSDAQFTSDSIIHAVNQLKELGRIWHLTGGAHTSMVCDELGEVLFFCEDVGRACSVDKVVGKALMNGTDLSKCALITTGRLASTMVSKAVNAGFPLIASKGATVREAVELARETGITLVAFVRGKNLYVYSGEKRIIQ
- a CDS encoding LVIVD repeat-containing protein; this translates as MFFIIFGVTVAAADEINITLVSTFETDGQASDIDLKSNYAYIADSENGLVIVDVSDPSSPVLAGRSDVNGSADNVAVEGDYAYVTDENKGLRIIDVSHPSLPVLVGNYDTGGTARGLAVSQNHAYVADGSNGLVVIDVSDPTSPIIAGNFSQPGFRAFDVAVEDDYAYVASDSGLFTFDVNNPESPALTGTNNPGFYVMDFQYEAITVSDNRTYSIDSYNRLFIDDIGDPSSPVTYKNSTECSPAASTPGTNVGVVVLDNYAYAGSEHFGIVNVSDPSSPFIAGYYDTEGAACSVAVSGDYAYVTDSRGLVILLMEKEGTTPAKSIQIEILSPEAGLLMDPNESILIQAKISDIDGSQLQDPAETSVKVTFNNSETPVYLFDDGNHSDGNTGDGIYANEWMPGNISNISELEYTITVLTQNPASEEMSDGISGLIVFNDDINSTSTDAFNSQTIDPEKNSGSENSAGISSSGGGTASSGGESGDLTYKDAEPETESKDSVISSEAGTMDSESGLSSFESSEEQESSEKNPAYSKEWALGFVLVSVGIIAVYSITGKRR
- a CDS encoding CARDB domain-containing protein; this translates as MSFGRYSMILVGMLLIFLVPGTGLADSGEIEVDLVSAFDTDGQANDVEVEDGYAYVVEDHGLLIIDISTPSSPSLAGNYSIENETFCVAVEDDYAYVGTDSGIEVIDVSNPESPGLAGSYETGDNSVDIVLSDGHAYVSGFWYGLVILDVSDPTSPVSAGNYYVYGAYLNDIAVSGDHAYLTSGMHGSSGLDIIDISSFSSPSFEGAYSIGDALGVAVSDDYVCVGGSSISDPDTGVWIFDRDNPSSPELLGNLDTAPAYDIVIKNNYAFLANGSGLVIADISNPSSPAIVGSHPTGVNSYDVDVEGDYAYVASYDNGFVVLHMEEENSSSESLQVGISNPDGTFSVNPGDSLLLEAKVTDNLGNLMKGSEVSVRATFSNGDESINLFDDGNHADGSSNDGVYANTWMPEVTADDSAEAPCTIKISARHSSLKAADAKVSGVVISETPEPSPDKPPNLIISDVMVDGTTINYEIKNTGSGASGSTDSYLYINDMNRQLASDEVASLEPGESRIESFSYTYESAGRTDTIKVVADATSSVSEESEDDNYRVEGFKDDGRSLMKIGILSLQDGFTINSGEPRLVRAKVTDNLGNPMSGKSTSLVTATFSSGGDPVRLFDDGEHNDENPDDGIYANEWTPEKRSDDSDTECTITAFAHNSMLGDAHDSINGLILSGSAASTGTSTGESEIENAEVAESSDQESGFSKWWGPGLILLMLIGGFMAYSLPGVLVSLKKESITELAIMKQANASNSFDYRSYIFNSFEKGREVSVILPSANVIRMEPDASSSQDSFSWEGVHSRESMTYVDDEQYEHLFFEATVEYTNPLGISVSTKADSPVASIRNNGPVPVKNIFVIYTDGVRQTRCLAYLAEVDAFSNGTAGLEGTDYNVQRLANIMTEAGIPAESASSFFESSENSSSLLDKDAWRKINQMYLLYQLPESMHKELVFIEVKPQAAVRERFCWVVAEVG
- the cfbA gene encoding sirohydrochlorin nickelochelatase, yielding MSEKIGILAIGHGSRLPYNNQVVTEIANMIAENNPEYIVKAGFMENSEPTVEEALQSFEGTGVTKIAAAPVFLASGIHITKDIPEILKLDPETNEGELEIDGQKVKIVYAKPLGSDKLIADLIFKRAQEVL
- a CDS encoding GTP-binding protein translates to MQIIIISGFLGSGKTTSVIRIGKHLQEKGFSVSVLVNDIGDVGVDGQVISENGLESKEIPRGCICCTLKYALEANIALVQAQYDPDVLLIEPTGVAFPLRVKEQIEKMDFGSEVSMGPIVGLIDGSKFDDLMQHSGEAITRQIENADIVLLNKKDLLNTDQLSEFATTIKKINPHATLHSLSLKCDDGDSFISFADSLVRSLKNSSPISGMNNEITKTNKISLSESCTPTDEFNHFNVSSYADSYSINGFSDQNQVTRMALELIESIKRSILELNPRFLGHLKMFLHTESVSFKVSITSYQDRPEIEYVKTRNSIDSKMTVFAAVTDIARDNLADIIENAVSARSDQLGIAI
- a CDS encoding GTP-binding protein — its product is MDAIIIGGFLGSGKTTTVINVGKELAERGHTVAIIVNEVGEVGIDGDLISKYGLDTKEITNGCICCTLKLNMKTTLTELYHSYNPDYILVEPSGIAFPNLIKKELELMNFGDNIKVAPLVTLIDGSRFKDIMKSVKVYALRQIEDAEILVINKADLVEPIKMSVLVDSVQQLNSSARVITMSSRAGDSGFSELMDMIVPSLAEESHASVTSVKDHTVGLQCHDHSRHDEDHKHHHGDHHHEAHDGHGPHSHDNHNHEHHTHYDSESSGLASYANDYKILEEDIDSETAKVISMEIAESVKSEIIKLSPEFVGHIKMFLETPDETVKISITSYSENPEMNIIKTTAHSGPRFKILTAISGLNEDQLVDLVDSNVEQVFSKRNFISQRLHDPHDHHHHHHNHDDDEDDHDHKHEHGNKHKHLHEEMDDIYDHDFISCDTESNDCQL